Proteins encoded by one window of Venturia canescens isolate UGA chromosome 2, ASM1945775v1, whole genome shotgun sequence:
- the LOC122406515 gene encoding uncharacterized protein isoform X1, producing the protein MVSSLSFQFKVNFSEGDTKMYAAEFDSEFDHEPRSDEESRTEVNLDCSIRIFSAENYREGTIESKNFRAMTNDQEKNVTFDDKSFEEVLRRGLNDETISNVRIKSQTPAVGKGENFMSQMWRLTLTYSREGQNGVNRKPDKSMGNSLRKEISLIVKIEPETKGFCLEMIRDQKCFVTETKVFKAMMPEMEKLLKRSLAPKCFYAHQTKDKRSFIVLEDLKPLGFATKDRQSGLSRSHVSMVLEALASFHAASVRQREQNPELVESFTDGLWMDKTPKNMFRAMEQSLRMVTEKCRDWPEPEYRIISEKLRAIEAKFAAEILDAKKYEGSEFCVLNHGDCWVNNIMFREDENGEPLEVRLVDFQLSVYSSPVIDLVYFLSTCLSLEIQDDFEVFFNVYLERLRLRMETLGCRTQPPTIEELRRAAIKRRMYRVMAGLMLYPRMLADVSEIESFDQLITSGQTRMNIFKNPAATIAVQRSLLFMHKTGYLD; encoded by the exons ATGGTGTCTTCTTTATCTTTTCAGTTCAAAGTTAATTTTTCGGAGGGAGATACGAAGATGTACGCTGCTGAATTTGACTCGGAATTTGATCACGAACCAA GGAGCGACGAGGAATCGAGAACGGAAGTCAACTTGGATTGTTCGATAAGGATTTTCTCGGCAGAAAACTATCGCGAGGGGACAATAgaatcgaagaattttcgagcGATGACGAACGACCAGGAGAAAAACGTGACTTTCGACGATAAATCGTTCGAGGAAGTTTTGCGTCGCGGTTTAAACGACGAAACTATTTCCAATGTGAGGATAAAGAGTCAAACTCCAGCTGTTGGAAAAGGCGAAAATTTTATGAGTCAAATGTGGAGATTGACTCTGACATACTCGCGCGAGGGGCAAAATGGCGTAAATCGTAAACCGGATAAATCGATGGGGAATTCGCTCAGGAAAGAAATAAGCTTGATCGTCAAAATCGAGCCTGAAACGAAGGGTTTCTGTTTGGAAATGATCCGTGATCAAAAATGCTTCGTCACAGAgacaaaagtttttaaagCGATGATGCCCGAGATGGAAAAGCTGCTGAAACGATCGTTGGCTCCGAAGTGTTTCTACGCGCACCAAACGAAGGACAAGCGAAGTTTCATCGTCCTCGAGGACCTCAAACCTCTCGGTTTCGCTACTAAAGACCGCCAGAGTGGTTTGTCCCGATCTCACGTTAGCATGGTGCTCGAAGCTCTCGCCAGTTTTCACGCCGCTTCGGTCCGGCAGCGCGAGCAA AATCCTGAACTCGTGGAATCCTTCACCGACGGACTGTGGATGGACAAAACCCCGAAAAATATGTTCCGCGCAATGGAGCAGAGTCTTCGAATGGTCACCGAAAAGTGTCGAGACTGGCCGGAGCCCGAGTATCGAATAATAAGCGAAAAGTTACGGGCGATCGAGGCTAAGTTCGCCGCCGAAATTCTCGACGCCAAGAAGTACGAAGGCTCTGAATTCTGCGTGCTCAACCACGGGGATTGTTGGGTCAATAACATCATGTTTCGCGAGGACGAAAACGGCGAGCCTCTCGAAGTTAGGCTG gtcgatttccagctgTCAGTCTACTCGTCCCCGGTCATCGATCTCGTCTACTTTCTCAGCACTTGTCTCTCCCTCGAAATCCAGGATGATTTCGAAGTCTTTTTCAACGTGTATCTCGAGAGGCTGAGGCTCAGAATGGAAACTTTAGGATGCAGAACGCAGCCACCAACGATCGAGGAGCTCCGTCGAGCTGCCATCAAGAGACGCATGTACAGAGTGATGGCCGGACTCATGCTCTATCCTCGAATGCTCGCGGATGTATCGGAAATCGAAAGTTTTGATCAGCTCATCACGAGCGGTCAGACCCGAATGAATATCTTCAAGAATCCAGCCGCCACGATTGCTGTCCAAAGGTCACTGCTCTTTATGCACAAGACTGGGTACCTCGACTGA
- the LOC122406515 gene encoding uncharacterized protein isoform X2 yields the protein MTNDQEKNVTFDDKSFEEVLRRGLNDETISNVRIKSQTPAVGKGENFMSQMWRLTLTYSREGQNGVNRKPDKSMGNSLRKEISLIVKIEPETKGFCLEMIRDQKCFVTETKVFKAMMPEMEKLLKRSLAPKCFYAHQTKDKRSFIVLEDLKPLGFATKDRQSGLSRSHVSMVLEALASFHAASVRQREQNPELVESFTDGLWMDKTPKNMFRAMEQSLRMVTEKCRDWPEPEYRIISEKLRAIEAKFAAEILDAKKYEGSEFCVLNHGDCWVNNIMFREDENGEPLEVRLVDFQLSVYSSPVIDLVYFLSTCLSLEIQDDFEVFFNVYLERLRLRMETLGCRTQPPTIEELRRAAIKRRMYRVMAGLMLYPRMLADVSEIESFDQLITSGQTRMNIFKNPAATIAVQRSLLFMHKTGYLD from the exons ATGACGAACGACCAGGAGAAAAACGTGACTTTCGACGATAAATCGTTCGAGGAAGTTTTGCGTCGCGGTTTAAACGACGAAACTATTTCCAATGTGAGGATAAAGAGTCAAACTCCAGCTGTTGGAAAAGGCGAAAATTTTATGAGTCAAATGTGGAGATTGACTCTGACATACTCGCGCGAGGGGCAAAATGGCGTAAATCGTAAACCGGATAAATCGATGGGGAATTCGCTCAGGAAAGAAATAAGCTTGATCGTCAAAATCGAGCCTGAAACGAAGGGTTTCTGTTTGGAAATGATCCGTGATCAAAAATGCTTCGTCACAGAgacaaaagtttttaaagCGATGATGCCCGAGATGGAAAAGCTGCTGAAACGATCGTTGGCTCCGAAGTGTTTCTACGCGCACCAAACGAAGGACAAGCGAAGTTTCATCGTCCTCGAGGACCTCAAACCTCTCGGTTTCGCTACTAAAGACCGCCAGAGTGGTTTGTCCCGATCTCACGTTAGCATGGTGCTCGAAGCTCTCGCCAGTTTTCACGCCGCTTCGGTCCGGCAGCGCGAGCAA AATCCTGAACTCGTGGAATCCTTCACCGACGGACTGTGGATGGACAAAACCCCGAAAAATATGTTCCGCGCAATGGAGCAGAGTCTTCGAATGGTCACCGAAAAGTGTCGAGACTGGCCGGAGCCCGAGTATCGAATAATAAGCGAAAAGTTACGGGCGATCGAGGCTAAGTTCGCCGCCGAAATTCTCGACGCCAAGAAGTACGAAGGCTCTGAATTCTGCGTGCTCAACCACGGGGATTGTTGGGTCAATAACATCATGTTTCGCGAGGACGAAAACGGCGAGCCTCTCGAAGTTAGGCTG gtcgatttccagctgTCAGTCTACTCGTCCCCGGTCATCGATCTCGTCTACTTTCTCAGCACTTGTCTCTCCCTCGAAATCCAGGATGATTTCGAAGTCTTTTTCAACGTGTATCTCGAGAGGCTGAGGCTCAGAATGGAAACTTTAGGATGCAGAACGCAGCCACCAACGATCGAGGAGCTCCGTCGAGCTGCCATCAAGAGACGCATGTACAGAGTGATGGCCGGACTCATGCTCTATCCTCGAATGCTCGCGGATGTATCGGAAATCGAAAGTTTTGATCAGCTCATCACGAGCGGTCAGACCCGAATGAATATCTTCAAGAATCCAGCCGCCACGATTGCTGTCCAAAGGTCACTGCTCTTTATGCACAAGACTGGGTACCTCGACTGA